One Aspergillus oryzae RIB40 DNA, chromosome 2 genomic window carries:
- a CDS encoding uncharacterized protein (cyclophilin type peptidyl-prolyl cis-trans isomerase), producing MSGNTKAYFDVEYDGKTGRINFNLFEKDVPRTAKNFRELCTGVHGFGYAGSGFHRVIPQFMLQGGDFTNHNGTGGKSIYGTKFEDENFKYKHNKPGLLSMANAGPNTNGSQFFITTVVTSWLDGKHVVFGEVADDESMRVVKEIEALGSSSGKPSKPIKIVKAGEL from the exons ATGTCAGGTAATACCAAGGCTTACTTTGACGTGGAATATGACG GCAAGACTGGCCGTATCAACTTCAATCTCTTTGAGAAGGACGTCCCCAGGACTGCCAAAAACTTCCGAGAGCTCTGTACCGGAGTCCACGGTTTTGGCTATGCAGGCTCTGGATTCCACCGTGTGATCCCTCAATTCATGCTCCAGGGTGGTGACTTTACCAACCATAAT GGCACTGGTGGCAAGTCCATCTATGGTACAAAATTTGAGGATGAGAACTTCAAGTATAAGCATAACAAGCCTGGTCTCCTCTCTATGGCCAACGCTGGCCCCAACAC CAATGGCTCTCAGTTCTTCATCACCACTGTTGTAACCTCGTGGCTTGATGGCAAGCACGTCGTCTTTGGTGAGGTTGCCGACGATGAGTCAATGCGGGTTGTTAAGGAGATTGAGGCCCTTGGCTCTAGCTCTGGTAAACCCAGCAAGCCGATCAAAATTGTCAAAGCTGGTGAGCTGTAA
- a CDS encoding Leucine Rich Repeat domain protein (predicted protein), translating into MSSAAVPPAIRINKPPSIALPSALSGDTSPSTLSRDSSPHSSACSSPDGSRSTSRRRPSVGSIKEDVDGIAQSFVDTHIDQPSPEQPKPIPVEMQQTPDFCCPCGGFLGWKQIRLGGKSLSRSYSDLRALGNLHARGWAWETSPPPVKNPPPTKTLQVEQPKPAAGLSRLETLPSEVLDQIISCLALDVPPNGYTPRNVDLISCLLTSRTLHAATLAVLYRNMTFPHSIIFSKALNHMSHYPALGTLVRRLDFSHFTSVGLGRTKQMNAEIQNLTSKTLLKCLDLLPNLKECLLQEHVEGDLSVEVVQKLLFGLPNLFAVDFCGCSTQSFSAVFQEALLAGPALPSALPNLKRVSLHECSSLPASVFEALLPRLVNLTHLDVTHTQISEAALFSIPKTARITHLNLSRCTRLQGSRVVEFLVTHPAVCESLVSLNLMTDPTRNRLLEEDDVHALLPKLPSTLRSLNIGGAKVTSAHTQALIPLTKHLEELGLGSAELSAQDINLFFKPPPRANMDVDGSAEVKEEDWVPPTLCYLDLTKAPQLSLGTVFNPSSCLLLSQQSYPLQVIEFHEKLIAPLRERTKNARTSLGWTVRELGRRGWYVRDPASMPLQVPDDGSRSWKMGARWWGARKIPVAIGEVGGIYGHYMFKK; encoded by the exons ATGTCCTCCGCCGCAGTCCCTCCTGCGATCCGCATCAACAAGCCTCCCTCTATTGCACTTCCATCTGCTCTTTCCGGAGATACTTCGCCTTCCACTTTATCCCGCGACTCATCGCCTCATTCGTCCGCGTGTTCCTCGCCAGACGGTTCCAGATCGACCAGTCGCCGCCGTCCGTCGGTTGGTTCGATCAAAGAAGACGTTGACG GCATTGCTCAGTCCTTCGTGGATACGCACATCGACCAGCCTTCCCCAGAACAGCCGAAACCGATCCCGGTCGAGATGCAGCAAACCCCCGACTTTTGCTGCCCCTGTGGTGGCTTTCTCGGCTGGAAGCAGATCAGACTAGGTGGAAAGAGTCTCAGTAGGAGCTACAGCGATTTGCGGGCTCTCGGTAATTTGCATGCCCGCGGCTGGGCCTGGGAAACGTCTCCGCCGCCTGTAAAAAATCCGCCACCTACTAAGACATTGCAGGTGGAACAGCCGAAACCGGCCGCTGGCTTGTCTCGTCTTGAGACCCTTCCCTCCGAAGTGCTCG ACCAAATCATATCTTGCTTGGCGTTGGACGTACCGCCAAACGGCTACACGCCGCGAAATGTGGACCTGATCTCGTGCTTGCTGACTTCCCGGACGTTGCACGCAGCCACCCTCGCCGTGTTGTACAGAAACATGACCTTCCCGCactccatcatcttttcGAAGGCGCTCAACCACATGTCTCATTATCCCGCGCTGGGCACGCTGGTTCGTCGCCTCGACTTCTCCCATTTCACCTCGGTGGGATTGGGACGTACCAAGCAGATGAATGCCGAAATCCAGAACTTGACCTCCAAGACGCTGCTGAAGTGCCTGGACCTTTTGCCGAACCTGAAAGAGTGTTTGTTGCAGGAGCATGTGGAGGGTGATCTTAGTGTGGAGGTGGTACAGAAGCTACTCTTCGGCCTTCCAAACCTCTTCGCCGTCGATTTCTGTGGCTGCTCGACCCAGTCCTTCTCGGCAGTTTTTCAGGAAGCCTTGTTGGCAGGGCCTGCTCTGCCATCGGCGTTGCCAAACCTGAAAAGGGTCTCGCTGCACGAGTGCAGCAGTCTTCCAGCATCGGTTTTTGAGGCACTCCTCCCCCGCTTGGTGAACCTGACTCACCTGGATGTTACTCACACACAGATTAGTGAGGCAGCCCTGTTCTCGATCCCGAAAACTGCGAGAATCACCCACTTGAACTTGTCTCGATGCACTCGTCTACAGGGATCGAGGGTAGTGGAGTTCTTGGTCACTCATCCGGCTGTGTGCGAGTCGTTGGTTTCCTTGAATTTGATGACGGACCCTACGCGGAACCGActcctggaagaagatgacgtCCATGCGCTACTTCCCAAATTGCCTTCCACTCTTCGCTCCCTCAACATTGGAGGTGCGAAGGTCACCTCAGCCCACACGCAAGCGCTGATCCCCTTGACCAAACATCTGGAAGAGCTCGGACTCGGTTCGGCCGAACTATCTGCTCAGGACATCAACCTATTCTTTAAACCGCCACCCCGGGCTAACATGGACGTGGATGGATCGGCggaagtgaaagaagaggactggGTCCCGCCGACGCTTTGCTATCTGGACCTCACCAAAGCTCCTCAGCTGTCGCTGGGAACAGTCTTCAACCCTAGCTCGTGCTTGCTACTTTCGCAGCAAAGCTATCCGCTGCAGGTCATCGAGTTCCACGAGAAGCTTATTGCTCCTTTGCGCGAGAGAACCAAGAATGCCCGGACATCCCTCGGCTGGACCGTTCGTGAGCTCGGTCGGCGGGGATGGTACGTTCGTGATCCGGCTTCCATGCCCCTTCAGGTGCCCGATGACGGTTCTCGCTCCTGGAAAATGGGTGCCAGGTGGTGGGGAGCGAGAAAGATTCCCGTTGCCATTGGGGAGGTCGGCGGCATCTACGGCCACTACATGTTCAAAAAATGA
- a CDS encoding cytochrome P450 (cytochrome P450 CYP4/CYP19/CYP26 subfamilies), whose protein sequence is MLVVTSPALAVQACQTYDLPKPDVLQPFINPMAGGSDNLFVSNGAHWKQARELFNHGFSMAAAMSHMTYILEEAQVFVQMLKDHARKGDTFSLDALTCRYVMDIIGNVALNTRFRFQEQHNPIAAAMRDTIELECGIETSNFLSRWNPRRLYRQWQNGRTMDYLIGVELDKRYKEWRETAKSSSHPRTQSIMDMVIAEYMKTRPQAQQQQELDPEFKRWATIQIRLFLFVGHDSEATTIIYSLYLLSKNPGVLIKVRAEHDRVFGAGVSSAYDVLTDHPEKINQLSYTHAVIKETLRLFPPANGLRGGLPGVSLRDEQGRIFPTEGCAIWIVHTAVHRNPSSWPQPHAFIPDRWLVEPGHPLYPPAGGWRPFEQGPRNCIGQNISLLGIKASLAMLVRQFDFHDAYAEYDRLHPSTGLKTMFGERAYMIQKGAGHPAQGFPCKVTLR, encoded by the exons ATGCTGGTGGTGACTTCTCCGGCCCTGGCCGTGCAGGCATGCCAGACCTATGATCTCCCGAAACCAGATGTTCTCCAGCCGTTTATCAATCCGATGGCGGGAGGTTCGGACAACCTGTTCGTTTCTAATGGTGCCCACTGGAAGCAGGCCCGCGAACTGTTCAATCATGGCTTCAGCATGGCCGCCGCCATGAGTCACATGACTTATATTCTGGAGGAGGCACAAGTGTTTGTCCAGATGCTTAAAGATCACGCTCGCAAGGGGGACACGTTTTCCCTTGATGCGCTGACTTGCCGCTATGTCATGGATATTATTGGGAATGTCGCATT GAACACGCGCTTCCGATTTCAGGAGCAACACAATCCGATTGCAGCGGCAATGCGAGATACAATTGAGTTGGAATGTGGAATTGAGACATCTAACTTCTTAAGCCGGTGGAATCCGCGTCGACTCTACCGACAGTGGCAGAATGGACGCACCATGGACTACCTCATCGGCGTCGAGCTCGACAAGCGCTACAAGGAGTGGAGGGAAACCGCCAAGTCCTCAAGCCACCCTCGGACCCAGTCCATTATGGATATGGTAATTGCAGAGTATATGAAAACTCGACCGCAAgcgcagcagcaacaagagCTGGATCCGGAATTCAAACGCTGGGCGACCATTCAAATCCGTTTGTTCCTGTTCGTCGGTCACGATTCCGAAGCCACCACTATCATCTATTCATTGTATCTCCTCTCCAAGAATCCCGGGGTCCTCATCAAAGTACGCGCGGAACATGACAGGGTCTTTGGCGCTGGTGTATCCAGCGCATACGACGTGCTCACGGATCACCCAGagaagatcaatcaattgTCCTACACACATGCTGTTATCAAGGAGACTCTCCGACTCTTCCCCCCAGCCAACGGGCTCCGCGGCGGCCTCCCGGGCGTTTCTCTCCGTGATGAACAGGGCCGAATATTCCCTACCGAAGGGTGTGCAATTTGGATTGTGCACACAGCTGTTCACCGGAACCCGTCGTCCTGGCCACAGCCGCACGCGTTCATCCCGGATCGTTGGCTGGTGGAACCTGGTCATCCTTTGTATCCCCCGGCGGGCGGATGGCGACCCTTCGAGCAAGGCCCCCGCAACTGCATTGGCCAGAATATCTCTCTCCTAGGCATTAAAGCCTCGCTGGCTATGCTTGTGCGCCAATTCGACTTCCACGACGCGTATGCTGAATATGACCGCTTGCATCCATCGACAGGCCTCAAGACAATGTTCGGGGAACGTGCCTATATGATTCAGAAGGGTGCGGGTCATCCAGCTCAGGGCTTCCCTTGTAAAGTTACTCTACGTTGA
- a CDS encoding TFIIH subunit TFB1 family protein (RNA polymerase II transcription initiation/nucleotide excision repair factor TFIIH, subunit TFB1), with amino-acid sequence MAPPSGSAAYKKKDGTLTMSQDRQSISWIPAAGGATGTITLSVSQITNLQQTPASNPKVMLKIFVLPPDAPDNSPEQYVFNFTAGANARAEADAIKDALSAAIQAAKTAQAAPTPSPAPGAGEGMSTAMAFASAVSSKSTWDNDKWLKGDVELQQSLLKSDPNLQRMFMESLHTKPDTLTAGQFMSQFWSTRIHLLRAHAIERSQTRGSYNVLSTLKPRVEDNVTKLNISKEQIQLIFNQHPLVRRVYDENVPKLSEAQFWSRFFQSRLFKKLRGERLSETDATDAILDKYLQADEHGNLPREAHVPHFLNLEGNEVNNSQRRGNRPDLDMRWSAPDKVPIIRTLNSLSEKIMANVAPADGDPHAPVGMDEDTYNELQLRDLRGDEEADRVLLNIRDQSRFFSAQAKDSEDEQNRLFAQQDPEKILSDLRREIEQNLPDDGTAPLGRLVEPDELGDEKESNQQPGSRVSLQKSSAQIIAAIRDRRAQTDVSSTTGTYGLSSGLYDRLNLTHATTTEFLHQFWQAFLSGNPDRAAELSSLVDSLSRAMERIKAVAQDAEAERQVEVDRKKRHAREVMEATGKKPRLNLSSIQGGEKVVNQLMGPTIQALETAQAKYKAALAEEMKEASAQ; translated from the exons ATGGCACCTCCGAGCGGGTCGGCGGcatacaagaagaaagatggcacCCTGACCATGTCCCAGGATCGCCAGTCGATCTCTTGGATCCCGGCGGCTGGTGGTGCGACGGGAACGATCACGCTGTCTGTTTCCCAGATTACGA ATCTACAACAGACCCCAGCAAGTAACCCAAAAGtcatgttgaagatctttgtCCTTCCCCCAGATGCGCCAGATAATTCTCCCGAGCAGTACGTCTTCAACTTTACCGCTGGAGCCAACGCGCGTGCGGAAGCGGACGCTATTAAAGATGCACTCAGCGCGGCCATCCAGGCAGCAAAAACGGCACAAGCTGCGCCTACACCGTCTCCTGCCCCTGGCGCGGGCGAAGGTATGTCTACGGCCATGGCGTTTGCAAGTGCCGTTTCGTCCAAGAGCACCTGGGATAACGACAAATGGCTAAAGGGCGATGTGGAGCTACAACAGTCATTACTCAAGTCGGATCCGAACCTGCAGCGCATGTTCATGGAGTCGCTGCATACCAAGCCGGATACCTTGACCGCGGGCCAATTCATGTCGCAATTTTGGTCGACCCGTATTCATCTTCTGCGCGCTCATGCCATTGAACGGTCGCAGACGAGAGGTTCTTACAATGTGCTATCAACGCTGAAACCGCGCGTGGAAGATAATGTGACCAAGTTAAATATCAGCAAAGAGCAGATTCAGTTGATTTTCAACCAGCACCCTCTCGTTAGGCGTGTGTATGATGAGAACGTACCCAAGTTGAGCGAGGCACAGTTCTGGTCCCGGTTCTTCCAGAGTCGATTGTTCAAGAAATTACGCGGAGAGCGGCTTTCGGAAACTGATGCCACCGATGCCATTCTGGACAAATATCTGCAGGCGGATGAGCACGGTAATCTCCCACGGGAAGCGCATGTTCCGCATTTTCTTAACCTAGAGGGCAATGAGGTGAATAATAGTCAGCGCCGGGGAAATCGACCTGACCTCGACATGAGGTGGTCTGCACCGGACAAGGTGCCCATCATCCGAACCTTGAACAGCTTAAGTGAGAAGATCATGGCGAATGTCGCACCGGCTGATGGTGATCCGCATGCACCAGTCGGTATGGATGAGGATACATATAACGAATTACAACTACGCGACCTGCGcggtgatgaggaggcggACCGCGTCCTGTTAAATATTCGAGACCAAAGCCGGTTTTTCTCCGCCCAAGCCAAGGACTCCGAAGACGAACAAAACAGGCTGTTCGCTCAGCAAGATCCGGAAAAGATTCTAAGTGACCTACGCAGGGAAATTGAACAGAATCTACCTGACGATGGTACCGCGCCGCTGGGCAGACTTGTCGAGCCGGACGAACTCGGtgacgagaaggaaagcaaCCAACAGCCGGGGTCTAGAGTCAGTCTGCAGAAGTCTTCGGCTCAGATCATTGCCGCGATTCGGGATCGTCGAGCCCAGACGGATGTGTCCTCCACTACTGGCACATACGGTCTGTCGAGCGGCCTCTACGACCGGTTAAACTTGACGCATGCTACTACGACGGAGTTTCTGCACCAGTTTTGGCAGGCGTTCCTATCAGGTAACCCTGATCGTGCGGCAGAATTATCATCCTTGGTCGACTCGTTGAGTCGGGCCATGGAGCGAATTAAAGCAGTAGCACAGGATGCAGAGGCAGAGCGACAGGTGGAGGTAGATCGGAAGAAGCGTCATGCGCGAGAGGTCATGGAGGCCACTGGCAAGAAGCCTCGACTCAATCTGTCAAGCATACAAGGTGGTGAAAAGGTGGTCAACCAACTGATGGGACCCACTATTCAAGCACTAGAAACAGCGCAGGCGAAGTATAAGGCAGCGTTGGCggaagagatgaaggaggcaTCCGCGCAATGA
- a CDS encoding uncharacterized protein (predicted protein), which translates to MECIYAFLRHLELQSACRTTPQNPQPRPGLELNATCSRITPSSPTPRSPITPIQHHHNSPPTTQEGIQNPQCNKHPNNAHHEPPTKKLQNPTRTFAKPSPTKRKPQPTYPQGKQETNAESENAYLRPNKHAPNENPPNLHPRLIHRPLHSRHQTFRPDPRLPAFLALRPILARPAMASRRVHQFHGGLVRRHAGLSFTGC; encoded by the coding sequence ATGGAGTGCATCTATGCATTTCTACGTCACTTAGAGTTGCAATCGGCATGCCGAACAACCCCACAGAACCCGCAGCCTCGGCCCGGCCTCGAGCTCAACGCAACGTGTTCACGCATCAcaccttcctctccaactCCTCGATCTCCAATCACCCCAATtcaacaccaccacaacTCCCCTCCCACTACCCAAGAGGGAATCCAGAACCCTCAATGCAACAAACACCCCAATAACGCCCATCACGAACCCCCAACCAAAAAGCTCCAAAACCCCACTCGAACATTCGCCAAACCCTCACCCACCAAACGCAAACCCCAACCAACCTATCCccaaggaaaacaagaaacaaacgCAGAGAGCGAAAATGCATACCTCCGGCCTAACAAACACGCCCCTAACGAAAACCCTCCTAATTTACACCCTCGCCTCATCCATCGCCCTCTCCATTCTCGACATCAAACATTTCGCCCCGATCCACGTCTCCCCGCATTTCTGGCCCTACGGCCAATTCTGGCGCGCCCTGCTATGGCAAGTCGCCGGGTTCACCAATTCCACGGAGGCCTTGTTCGCCGCCATGCTGGTCTATCATTTACGGGTTGTTGA
- a CDS encoding putative PHD finger domain protein (Ing1) (predicted protein), which yields MSSAVSSSAVNSRQSVRQTRTNPSRTSKTLGRSSFAYGHGSLTDTPPTPPVAHGFYPALTHFTDAITALPREFRRHNSLLKEVDAKAWALEDNLQQLLKASSELQADPPLAQAPDNAGVLQEDLATGASQAVEPQENSNRRYLLGRVRQTLQDLMMTADEKNHVISNANDELDRQLLRLDTIFPFIAGEISDEARLGSLTHWAYSNRNAVKTTTNERPRREAASNKDLAHALHEAEVASRSEARREAVLARKQRRTHADSDFDDARASGRKGQSGKARGAAANDASAVAGQAGASGQTKRRKVERPPTVDTGAAMERSASGAGASGRAGSKDATDATKKRSRAPNANAAGARKRNNTAASAANSPVLAPSPLVGAATVPRSAASPGPNAATRPQSSRAQQNSTQTANGRQRPSSSASNRVANNNKITEAKTTPKDTPKMETFVMANQDTHREMENETTEPAASKVLAPVSTKREDMDGKPAESIEPGETPAPPAPNPPAPKGRSSKTSTPVLPTFSEPAPRVRPTRSTDAAPAKRSHKKNGSVPVVQQRAVSEEEESYHEGDDEDEEGEPRYCYCNEISFGEMVACDNDACPREWFHLSCVGLTKPPGKNVKWYCNECKDNMRRSRSGR from the exons ATGTCTTCCGCTGTCTCATCGTCGGCCGTCAACTCCCGGCAGTCGGTGCGCCAGACACGGACAAATCCATCAAGAACCTCTAAGACCCTTGGACGGTCCTCCTTTGCCTATGGTCATGGCTCATTGACTGACACGCCTCCTACTCCGCCTGTTGCCCATGGTTTCTACCCCGCTCTCACACATTTCACTGACGCCATCACCGCCCTCCCACGAGAGTTTCGCCGTCACAATTCCCTGTTGAAAGAGGTCGATGCTAAAGCGTGGGCTCTTGAGGATAACCTCCAGCAGCTACTTAAGGCCTCATCAGAGCTACAAGCAGATCCCCCTTTGGCCCAAGCGCCTGACAATGCTGGTGTGTTGCAAGAAGATCTGGCTACG GGTGCTTCGCAAGCGGTCGAGCCTCAGGAGAACTCCAACCGGCGTTATCTGCTCGGTCGAGTACGGCAGACCCTCCAAGACCTGATGATGACCGCGGACGAGAAGAACCACGTCATTTCCAACGCCAACGATGAGCTAGATCGTCAGCTCCTTCGCCTCGATACCATTTTTCCGTTCATCGCAGGCGAGATCAGTGATGAGGCACGCTTGGGTAGTCTCACACATTGGGCATATTCAAACAGGAATGCTGTTAAGACCACCACCAACGAGCGCCCTCGCCGGGAAGCTGCATCCAATAAGGATCTAGCCCACGCTCTTCACGAAGCAGAAGTTGCTTCGAGGAGTGAAGCGAGACGTGAAGCTGTTCTGGCACGTAAGCAGCGTCGGACGCACGCCGATTCTGATTTCGACGATGCGCGCGCCAGCGGCCGTAAGGGACAATCAGGCAAGGCACGAGGCGCTGCTGCGAATGATGCCTCTGCAGTTGCTGGTCAGGCTGGTGCATCAGGCCAGACGAAACGACGCAAAGTTGAGCGGCCGCCAACCGTGGATACTGGGGCTGCGATGGAACGGTCTGCaagtggtgctggtgcttCTGGCCGTGCTGGGTCAAAGGATGCCACAGATGCTACCAAGAAAAGGTCTCGGGCACCTAATGCGAATGCGGCTGGGGCACGAAAGAG GAACAACACTGCCGCGTCTGCTGCAAATTCTCCTGTTCTAGCACCATCCCCTCTGGTTGGGGCAGCCACCGTTCCGCGGAGCGCAGCAAGCCCTGGGCCTAATGCGGCGACCCGACCACAGTCTTCTCGCGCTCAACAGAATTCTACCCAAACAGCAAATGGACGCCAAAGACCATCGTCTTCGGCGTCGAACCGCGTGGCTAATAATA ATAAAATCACCGAAGCCAAAACAACACCCAAGGATACGCCGAAGATGGAGACATTCGTCATGGCGAACCAGGACACGCATCGGGAAATGGAAAACGAGACTACAGAACCAGCTGCCTCTAAGGTACTGGCACCTGTTAGTACGAAACGTGAAGACATGGATGGAAAACCCGCCGAATCAATTGAGCCTGGGGAAAccccagctcctccggcaccaaacccaccagcACCGAAGGGTAGATCGTCCAAGACATCGACTCCCGTCCTGCCTACATTCTCAGAGCCCGCGCCGCGGGTCCGACCAACACGAAGTACGGACGCTGCACCGGCCAAACGATCGcacaagaagaatggaagtGTGCCAGTCGTGCAACAGAGGGCGGTttcagaagaggaagagtccTACCATGAgggagatgacgaagatgaagagggagaaCCGCGATATTGTTACTGTAATGAAATCAGTTTTGGTGAGATGGTGGCATGTGACAACGACGCTTGTCCCCGCGAATGGTTCCACTTGTCCTGTGTGGGGTTGACGAAACCACCTGGGAAGAATG TCAAATGGTATTGTAACGAGTGCAAGGATAATATGCGACGAAGTCGAAGTGGCCGATAA